The following DNA comes from Deltaproteobacteria bacterium.
GACCTATGAAAGCCTCGAACCTCGAGCGAAGCATCCGAACGCTTATGGGAAAAGCGATACACCAGTATGCCATGATCCAGGACGGCGACCGCATTCTCGTGGCTGTTTCAGGAGGCAAAGACAGTGTGGCCCTGCTCCACCTGCTCATGACGCGCCTTCCACGCATCCCCATCTCTTACACATTGATACCGGTGTACCTCGAAATGGGGTACAATCAAAATGCCTTGCCCTTCATGCGGGATTACTTTCAGCAGCAGAGCCATTCAACATACCACGTCGAGCTCACCGACTTCGCGACCTTTGCCCACTCGCCGCAAAACCTCAAGAATCCCTGTTTTCTATGTTCCCGCATGCGCAGAAAGCGTCTTTTCCAGATCGCCCAAGAACACCGCTGTAACAAGCTCGCCTTTGGTCACAATCAGGACGATATCATCGAAACCTTTTTCCTCAACACACTCTACGGCTCCGTCCTCAGTACCATGAGACCCTTTCAACCCCTCTTTGAAGGCCAAATCAACCTCATCCGTCCCCTTTCCTTCATAGCGGCCCCGGTCCTCGAACGATTCGCCCGCCTCAAAGGGTTCCCTCTGGTGCACAACGCTTGCCCATCCGCCA
Coding sequences within:
- a CDS encoding tRNA 2-thiocytidine(32) synthetase TtcA encodes the protein MKASNLERSIRTLMGKAIHQYAMIQDGDRILVAVSGGKDSVALLHLLMTRLPRIPISYTLIPVYLEMGYNQNALPFMRDYFQQQSHSTYHVELTDFATFAHSPQNLKNPCFLCSRMRRKRLFQIAQEHRCNKLAFGHNQDDIIETFFLNTLYGSVLSTMRPFQPLFEGQINLIRPLSFIAAPVLERFARLKGFPLVHNACPSATDSKRTQVRELLQTLYRSNRKIRGNIFHALQHVDTEYLL